GTGTGATTggatgatttgaaatgttttattgGGATtgaaaaaaaccataaaaatatgtTCTCCTcgtgatatttttataatttggttgAAATTGTGCCTTTGCTActataattgttattaaatataccATATGAAGATTCTATGTCTAAACTTTGCTGCAATTCAGATACAAATTCTTCTATAATTGCTGCATTATAAGGAACATGTTCATTTAAACACTTGTTCTTACCATGCTCTTCTCCTTTGTTTCCATCCATCTTGCAGCACTTAAAACCTTTTCAGCATTTTCTGGCTGAATATCCAGAAAATGGCTGCAAATGCCTCTTTAGTTATTAGTGTTTCAAAGTGCTTGGTGCTGAGGCAAgcataaaatatgtcacaattCATTGGACAAAAGAAACAGCTGGTGACCTTTGTCTTAAATGATATGCGAATGCTCTTATTTTAtgacttattttttttttctacttttaacCTCACATTCCAAACGATCATATTTATATCTTAACTTGGCAAAAAACTGTTTatgcttactttttttttttcccagcCCTGCTTAAAATGTCCGTAGAAGTAATGGATAATTCTTAACTCTATCACGGAACTTTCAGTGTATCATATTTATGCCAGCCACTGTTGGCATACATGTTTTTAGTGGCAGGTTTCaccatattttgttttatttacaattattgTTTGTATCTTTTAATATGCTAAAACAACTTTAATTATGCTCAGGATGTGTTAAATTATTTGGAAAAAGCATTTGGTGTTGGCAATGTGAGCCAAGGGGACAATGGtaacattttgttacaacaatccACGAATCTAGTTGGAAAATTATCCTCAGTTCCGAGCAGCTCATTGGTCTCAGATGCTTCTACTCCGGACTTAGCTGCTAGTGTGAATGCTTCCGAGAATCCACTATCCAGAACTCTATCAGAGGACCCACTGGATGAAATGTTTTCAACACTGGATATTGCTGGACAGAACTTATCACGGTCTGCTGATCTTACATCTCCAAAAGAACTTCCTAGGACCAGAGTTGATAGATCTATCTTTGGTGTTGATTTGAAGCTTAAGCTGCAACTTTACAAGGTCCGATTTCTGCTTCTAACTCGAAATATAAAGCTAGCAAAGCGTGAAGTCAAGCATGCTACGAATATTGCTCGAGGGAGAGAGTCATCTACGGCCCTCCTCTTGAAAGCCCAGCTTGAGTATGCTCGTGGAAACCACAGAAAAGCCATCAAGTTGTTGATGGCATCAACTAACCGGACAGATACAGCAATTTCGAGCATGTTTAACAATAATCTTGGCTGCATTTACTATAAACTCGGGAAGTATCATACGTCTGCAGTGTTCTTTTCCAAGGCGCTTAGTAATTGTTCATCTCTTCAGAAGGAGAAACCTCTAAAGCTATTTACATTCTCGCAGGATAAATCTCTCCACATAACATATAATTGCGGATTGCAATATTTGGCCTGTGGGAAACCAATAATTGCCGCACGCTGTTTCCAGAAGGCAAGTTTGATTTTCTACAAAAGACCTCTCTTGTGGCTTCGGCTTGCTGAATGCTGTCTAATGGCTGTAGAAAAAGGACTTGTAGAAGGAAGTCGGCCTCCATCAAACAGATCAGAAATTAGGGTTGATGTTATCGGAAAGGGTAGGTGGAGGAAACTTCTAATTGAGGACGGAATATCCCGAAGCGGACTTGTAGATTCTGTTGGAAAGGATGATTGGGCTTTAGGTGGTGATGAGGAGCCTAAGCTTTCCTTACCCCTTGCTCGGCAGTGTCTCTATAATGCATTGCACTTGTTGAATTGTTCTGATTCGAGCCATTTAAAGTGTCTTCTACCTTCAAATTCATCCTTGGAGGAAAATGAATCTAGTGATGGGGCGTCTTCCAAGAACCCAAACCATAAGAGCTTAGTTGGCATAGATTCCAAACCTTCAACTCTGTCAGTAGGTCTGGTGAACTCGAATGGGGATTTCAAAGAGCCAAAGGCAGGAACTAATCAGGAGATGATTCATAATTCCGTTGCCTATTTTGCAGATATTTGCagaaaagaaaatcagatgATGAAGCAAGCTCTTCTAGCTAACCTGGCATACGTAGAGTTAGAACTGGAGAATCCATTGAAGGCTCTTTCAGCGGCACGATCTCTCTTAGAACTACCTGGTTGTTCAAGAATCTACATCTTTCTAGGTCATGTCTATGCAGCAGAGGCCCTCTGCTTGCTTAACAAGCCTAAGGAAGCCGTGGAGCATTTGTCCATTTATTTGTCCGGCCCCAATAAGGTTGAATCTCCATTCAGTCAAGAAGACTGTGAGCAGTGGCTAACAGAAAAACCCATCGATTGTGAAGAACCAAacggaggaggaggaggagcaGCAACAGCTGCCAAGAACCCTTCCCCCGAGGGCATGCAGGAATTCATGTTTCTTAAGCCAGAAGAAGCATGTGGAACACTTTACGCAAATCTTGCCGCCTTGTACGCAACACAAGGCGAACTAGATCGTGCCCACCAATTCACGACACAAGCATTATCGCTACTACCCAACAGTACTGAAGCCACCATGACCGCAATTTACATCGATCTCGTGCTCGGTAAGTCACAAGAAGCTCTATCCAAGTTAAAACGTTGTAGTCATGTTAGGTTCCTTTCAAGCAATCTACAGTCAAATAAATCCTCCTAATGTTTGTTCTTTTGTGTGGGTGGGTtctaattcaagaaaaaaaagaacccaAAATGGCCTTCATCATTCAGTTGCTAGTTAGCAGGGTAGATCAACAATCCTTTTAGAGGATTTGTATCATATGATATAGTTCAATTCACATAATAAGTGTTTTTTTCTTAactttttaaattcaattttccaAATATCTAGGGTTCATATTTCATTGGTGAGGCTGATTGTTTTGGTAAAAGTGCTGAAGCCCACCTTTGAACTTGAGATTGTAGTTCTAATTCAGGGTTTTACTGTGTTTAGGGTTTACTCTTGacattgacattgaaaaatggaATAGATTTTTCGTTCATTTTGGATTTTGACTTCCAAATCATTTCTCATCATTCGGTTGTTTTTTAACCTTGCTTTTGAACTTTCATTTTTGTTCACTTACGTCCCTTGAAATTACTCGCATACACTAATTGTTGAGGCGAACTCGAAAATGTATatgtacaaaaaaaatcaaaacatgttATAATCTCCGTATCATGATTAAAATTTCACACTAATTGTGATTTTTGTTGTCAACCAAGCTATAACGGCAGTTTTTAAAAATGacataatagtaaatttaacctttaagCTTTATACATtgtgttaatttaattttaattttaaaaatttaatcttcagtatttatatattgtttgatttggttctttttacaattttgttctttttgtgaTACTTTCACTTTTAtcgtatataaaaataaaaataaaaatagaaacataaaAAACTCTAAGATGGTAACTGTTATTTTTCTCAATCTTTTAACATTAACCCAAAGATACAAAACTGTAAAAGAAATTACACAATGTTTAATGttgaaagttaaattattttagaatcaATGTTAAATTGACatgatttataaatataagagttaaagttgttattatgtcaattttaaaagttgctACTAGGTAAATGTATCATGGAGGTACCTGTATTAGGAGTTAGATTACACTTTGTCGTCTTtactaaaaaatgggcaaattagtcgcACCAAAGGGAAAACTGGtcttcttaaaaattttatttatttttgctgtTAAAAACTGGTCCCTATACGTCAGCATGAGGTACACTTGACATGTCACgtgttatttattaattattctaTTAGTCACGCCAGTTTTTAACAttacaaatgaaaaaattttaacaaaaaggactggtttgctctttgatctaatgtatatggattaatttgtcattttttgagtaaagagagcaaaatgtaatttgact
The nucleotide sequence above comes from Gossypium raimondii isolate GPD5lz chromosome 13, ASM2569854v1, whole genome shotgun sequence. Encoded proteins:
- the LOC105783076 gene encoding uncharacterized protein LOC105783076 isoform X2; translated protein: MDSRDSSSSSVPNRDGTAGDDDGVLSVTAALAKDAALYFQSRKFAECVDVLTQLKTKKEGDPKVLHNIAIAEFLRDGCSDPKKMLEVLNNIKRSEELAHASEEQVESGSDVGNKVTSGSKESSSTTHQVSASHSASTIYTAEFDTSVISLNIAVIWFHLHEYAKALSVLEPLYKNIEPIDETTALHICLLLLDVVLASCDASKSADVLNYLEKAFGVGNVSQGDNGNILLQQSTNLVGKLSSVPSSSLVSDASTPDLAASVNASENPLSRTLSEDPLDEMFSTLDIAGQNLSRSADLTSPKELPRTRVDRSIFGVDLKLKLQLYKVRFLLLTRNIKLAKREVKHATNIARGRESSTALLLKAQLEYARGNHRKAIKLLMASTNRTDTAISSMFNNNLGCIYYKLGKYHTSAVFFSKALSNCSSLQKEKPLKLFTFSQDKSLHITYNCGLQYLACGKPIIAARCFQKASLIFYKRPLLWLRLAECCLMAVEKGLVEGSRPPSNRSEIRVDVIGKGRWRKLLIEDGISRSGLVDSVGKDDWALGGDEEPKLSLPLARQCLYNALHLLNCSDSSHLKCLLPSNSSLEENESSDGASSKNPNHKSLVGIDSKPSTLSVGLVNSNGDFKEPKAGTNQEMIHNSVAYFADICRKENQMMKQALLANLAYVELELENPLKALSAARSLLELPGCSRIYIFLGHVYAAEALCLLNKPKEAVEHLSIYLSGPNKVESPFSQEDCEQWLTEKPIDCEEPNGGGGGAATAAKNPSPEGMQEFMFLKPEEACGTLYANLAALYATQGELDRAHQFTTQALSLLPNSTEATMTAIYIDLVLGKSQEALSKLKRCSHVRFLSSNLQSNKSS
- the LOC105783076 gene encoding uncharacterized protein LOC105783076 isoform X1, with amino-acid sequence MDSRDSSSSSVPNRDGTAGDDDGVLSVTAALAKDAALYFQSRKFAECVDVLTQLKTKKEGDPKVLHNIAIAEFLRDGCSDPKKMLEVLNNIKKRSEELAHASEEQVESGSDVGNKVTSGSKESSSTTHQVSASHSASTIYTAEFDTSVISLNIAVIWFHLHEYAKALSVLEPLYKNIEPIDETTALHICLLLLDVVLASCDASKSADVLNYLEKAFGVGNVSQGDNGNILLQQSTNLVGKLSSVPSSSLVSDASTPDLAASVNASENPLSRTLSEDPLDEMFSTLDIAGQNLSRSADLTSPKELPRTRVDRSIFGVDLKLKLQLYKVRFLLLTRNIKLAKREVKHATNIARGRESSTALLLKAQLEYARGNHRKAIKLLMASTNRTDTAISSMFNNNLGCIYYKLGKYHTSAVFFSKALSNCSSLQKEKPLKLFTFSQDKSLHITYNCGLQYLACGKPIIAARCFQKASLIFYKRPLLWLRLAECCLMAVEKGLVEGSRPPSNRSEIRVDVIGKGRWRKLLIEDGISRSGLVDSVGKDDWALGGDEEPKLSLPLARQCLYNALHLLNCSDSSHLKCLLPSNSSLEENESSDGASSKNPNHKSLVGIDSKPSTLSVGLVNSNGDFKEPKAGTNQEMIHNSVAYFADICRKENQMMKQALLANLAYVELELENPLKALSAARSLLELPGCSRIYIFLGHVYAAEALCLLNKPKEAVEHLSIYLSGPNKVESPFSQEDCEQWLTEKPIDCEEPNGGGGGAATAAKNPSPEGMQEFMFLKPEEACGTLYANLAALYATQGELDRAHQFTTQALSLLPNSTEATMTAIYIDLVLGKSQEALSKLKRCSHVRFLSSNLQSNKSS
- the LOC105783076 gene encoding uncharacterized protein LOC105783076 isoform X3 — translated: MIQQVLHNIAIAEFLRDGCSDPKKMLEVLNNIKKRSEELAHASEEQVESGSDVGNKVTSGSKESSSTTHQVSASHSASTIYTAEFDTSVISLNIAVIWFHLHEYAKALSVLEPLYKNIEPIDETTALHICLLLLDVVLASCDASKSADVLNYLEKAFGVGNVSQGDNGNILLQQSTNLVGKLSSVPSSSLVSDASTPDLAASVNASENPLSRTLSEDPLDEMFSTLDIAGQNLSRSADLTSPKELPRTRVDRSIFGVDLKLKLQLYKVRFLLLTRNIKLAKREVKHATNIARGRESSTALLLKAQLEYARGNHRKAIKLLMASTNRTDTAISSMFNNNLGCIYYKLGKYHTSAVFFSKALSNCSSLQKEKPLKLFTFSQDKSLHITYNCGLQYLACGKPIIAARCFQKASLIFYKRPLLWLRLAECCLMAVEKGLVEGSRPPSNRSEIRVDVIGKGRWRKLLIEDGISRSGLVDSVGKDDWALGGDEEPKLSLPLARQCLYNALHLLNCSDSSHLKCLLPSNSSLEENESSDGASSKNPNHKSLVGIDSKPSTLSVGLVNSNGDFKEPKAGTNQEMIHNSVAYFADICRKENQMMKQALLANLAYVELELENPLKALSAARSLLELPGCSRIYIFLGHVYAAEALCLLNKPKEAVEHLSIYLSGPNKVESPFSQEDCEQWLTEKPIDCEEPNGGGGGAATAAKNPSPEGMQEFMFLKPEEACGTLYANLAALYATQGELDRAHQFTTQALSLLPNSTEATMTAIYIDLVLGKSQEALSKLKRCSHVRFLSSNLQSNKSS